In Candidatus Margulisiibacteriota bacterium, the following proteins share a genomic window:
- a CDS encoding valine--tRNA ligase, whose amino-acid sequence MSEELAKVYNPAEVEQKWYTYWEESGFFKPDPKAPKPPFSIVIPPPNVTGSLHMGHALNNSIQDLLIRYKRMQGYQALWVPGTDHAGIATQNVVERELKKEGKTKDDLGREKFVERVWEWKKEYGGRITRQLRRLGASCDWSRERFTMDEGLSKAVKRHFVQLYNEGLIYRGKRIINWCPRCGTAISDIEVQYETTKGHLWHIKYPLSDGKGYIIVATTRPETMLGDTAVAVSPKDDRYKHMWGKTIVLPLVGRHIPIIKDDYVDATFGTGAVKVTPAHDPNDYDMGMRHNLPFINLLTQDAKITLNEFSPEEKKKLAALEGLDRFKAREKIIELLTEQDLLVKVEEYENSVGHCYRCNTVVEPYLSDQWFVKVKPLAEKANAAVEEGRTKFLPERWEKLYMQWMTNPRDWCISRQLWWGHQVPAWYKGEEIYVGEEPPKGEGWKQDPDVFDTWFSSALWPFSVLGWPDETADLKTFYPTDVLVTSYDIIFFWVARMLMAGLHFMKDVPFRTVYFNALVKDVHGKKMSKSWGNVIDPLEVIDKAGADALRFTFIALIAGQGQDVKLSEDKITEARNFANKIWNVSRFVLMNTPSVPSGHLPLIKGETGALELADRWIISRYNSTIEKVSTAIDSFEFGEAAKLLYDFIWGEFCDWYVEISKADLYSKEPARKEKALKVLAYVLEGTLRLLHPVMPFITEELWQKLIEKSNKQPGTIMLQAWPEQEPKLIDPSADAAMAYIKALINGIRNIKAEKGVQTKDVELLLVVSKAEEKTALQQGESFIKALTKVSKITVSEQTEKPKQAALFSAGETQGYVLLAGVIDLAKEIEKLNKESERLGQEQERIGKLLADEKFTAKAPKTAVEAQKNKLVELAEKKKNILEQIKDLG is encoded by the coding sequence ATGAGTGAAGAATTAGCTAAAGTTTATAATCCAGCCGAAGTCGAACAAAAATGGTACACCTATTGGGAAGAGAGCGGCTTCTTCAAGCCAGATCCCAAGGCTCCTAAGCCTCCCTTTTCCATCGTTATTCCGCCGCCGAATGTTACCGGCTCGCTTCATATGGGGCACGCCCTCAATAATTCTATCCAAGATCTGCTGATCCGCTATAAGAGGATGCAGGGTTATCAGGCTTTGTGGGTGCCGGGGACCGATCATGCCGGGATCGCCACGCAAAATGTGGTCGAACGCGAACTGAAAAAAGAAGGGAAGACCAAGGACGATCTGGGGCGAGAAAAATTCGTGGAACGGGTTTGGGAATGGAAGAAGGAGTATGGTGGCCGGATCACCCGTCAGCTGCGCCGTTTAGGCGCTTCCTGCGATTGGTCTCGCGAACGGTTTACAATGGATGAAGGGCTATCGAAAGCCGTCAAACGTCATTTTGTCCAGCTTTATAACGAAGGGCTAATCTACCGGGGAAAACGTATTATTAACTGGTGTCCGAGATGCGGTACGGCAATCTCCGATATCGAGGTCCAGTACGAAACGACCAAAGGCCATCTTTGGCATATCAAGTATCCATTATCTGACGGCAAAGGCTACATTATAGTCGCCACGACCCGGCCGGAGACGATGCTGGGGGATACCGCGGTCGCCGTCAGCCCGAAGGACGACCGCTACAAGCACATGTGGGGGAAAACGATCGTCTTGCCGTTGGTCGGCCGCCATATCCCGATCATTAAAGATGATTACGTTGACGCGACTTTTGGGACCGGGGCCGTTAAAGTTACGCCGGCGCATGATCCTAACGATTATGACATGGGAATGCGGCATAATTTACCCTTCATTAACCTCCTGACGCAGGACGCTAAGATTACCCTTAACGAATTCAGTCCTGAAGAGAAGAAGAAGCTGGCTGCCCTTGAGGGGCTAGACCGGTTCAAAGCCCGGGAAAAGATCATTGAGCTGCTGACCGAGCAGGATCTGCTGGTCAAGGTTGAAGAGTATGAGAATTCGGTTGGTCATTGTTATCGCTGTAACACGGTGGTTGAGCCGTACCTTTCCGACCAGTGGTTCGTAAAGGTTAAACCGCTGGCGGAAAAGGCCAATGCCGCGGTCGAAGAGGGCCGGACCAAATTTTTACCCGAGCGCTGGGAAAAGCTTTATATGCAATGGATGACCAATCCGCGCGATTGGTGTATTTCCCGCCAGTTGTGGTGGGGGCACCAGGTTCCCGCCTGGTATAAAGGCGAAGAGATCTACGTCGGCGAAGAGCCGCCCAAAGGGGAAGGGTGGAAACAGGACCCGGATGTCTTTGATACCTGGTTTTCTTCGGCCCTCTGGCCGTTCTCCGTGCTGGGCTGGCCGGATGAGACAGCCGACCTAAAGACTTTCTATCCGACCGATGTGCTGGTGACGAGCTACGACATTATCTTTTTCTGGGTTGCCAGGATGCTTATGGCCGGCCTGCATTTCATGAAAGACGTGCCGTTCCGGACCGTCTATTTCAACGCGCTGGTCAAGGATGTCCATGGCAAAAAGATGAGCAAGTCGTGGGGGAACGTGATCGACCCGCTCGAAGTGATCGATAAGGCGGGGGCCGACGCGCTCCGCTTTACCTTTATCGCGCTGATCGCGGGGCAGGGACAAGACGTCAAACTGTCGGAAGATAAGATTACTGAAGCCCGTAATTTTGCCAATAAGATCTGGAATGTCAGCCGATTCGTCTTGATGAATACCCCCTCTGTCCCTTCGGGACATCTCCCCCTTATCAAGGGGGAGACCGGCGCACTTGAACTGGCGGACCGCTGGATTATTTCCCGTTACAATTCGACGATCGAGAAGGTTTCGACGGCCATTGATTCCTTTGAGTTTGGCGAAGCGGCCAAGCTGCTTTACGATTTTATCTGGGGCGAGTTCTGCGACTGGTACGTTGAGATCTCCAAGGCCGACCTCTATTCCAAGGAGCCGGCGAGGAAAGAAAAGGCGCTTAAGGTGCTGGCTTATGTTTTGGAAGGAACTCTGCGGCTGCTCCATCCCGTTATGCCATTCATTACGGAAGAGCTCTGGCAAAAGCTGATCGAGAAAAGCAACAAACAGCCGGGAACCATCATGCTGCAGGCCTGGCCCGAGCAGGAGCCGAAACTTATCGACCCATCGGCCGATGCGGCCATGGCTTACATCAAAGCGCTGATCAACGGTATCCGGAACATCAAAGCGGAAAAAGGGGTCCAGACAAAAGATGTGGAGCTCTTGCTGGTCGTTTCAAAGGCTGAAGAAAAGACTGCTTTGCAACAGGGCGAGAGTTTTATCAAGGCGTTAACCAAAGTCTCGAAGATCACAGTCAGCGAACAGACGGAAAAGCCGAAACAGGCGGCCCTCTTCTCGGCTGGAGAAACGCAGGGCTACGTTTTATTAGCGGGCGTGATCGACCTGGCTAAAGAGATCGAGAAGTTGAACAAAGAATCGGAGCGATTAGGGCAAGAACAGGAGCGGATCGGCAAACTGCTGGCCGACGAGAAATTTACCGCTAAGGCGCCGAAGACCGCGGTGGAAGCCCAGAAAAATAAGCTAGTAGAGCTGGCGGAAAAAAAGAAGAACATCCTCGAACAGATCAAAGACCTCGGTTAG
- a CDS encoding TIGR00282 family metallophosphoesterase, with protein sequence MSPDKLNLLFIGDIVGAFGRVVAKRLLPDLKKEFAIDITIANGENCAHGFSITEKIYYDLLAAGVDAFTMGNHVWEKKEVAQKIELFEKMARPANYPPGTPGKDHLIIDVKGVKLGLLNLNGRVFMQCMDCPFQAADRVLPKLKEQTNLVLVDFHAEASSEKYAMGYYLDGKVSAMVGTHTHVQTADERILPGGTGFISDIGMTGPIDSIIGMKKEQVMRRLIRQMPERLEPASEGPGLFNGVVITLDVKTGKALEIQRIRRNTEPLKVEEN encoded by the coding sequence ATGTCGCCAGATAAGCTCAATCTGTTATTTATCGGGGATATAGTAGGCGCCTTTGGGCGAGTGGTCGCCAAGCGCCTGCTCCCTGATCTCAAGAAAGAATTCGCCATCGACATAACCATTGCCAACGGCGAAAATTGCGCCCACGGCTTCAGCATCACCGAAAAGATCTATTATGACCTGCTCGCCGCCGGGGTCGACGCTTTTACCATGGGGAACCATGTCTGGGAGAAAAAAGAGGTTGCCCAAAAGATCGAACTCTTCGAGAAAATGGCCCGCCCGGCCAACTACCCCCCCGGCACTCCCGGTAAAGATCATTTGATCATCGACGTTAAAGGAGTGAAGCTCGGTCTGCTCAATTTGAACGGCCGGGTCTTTATGCAATGCATGGATTGTCCCTTCCAGGCGGCCGACCGGGTCCTGCCTAAACTAAAAGAACAAACCAACCTGGTCCTGGTCGACTTCCACGCCGAAGCCTCTTCGGAAAAATACGCCATGGGTTATTACCTGGACGGTAAAGTTTCGGCAATGGTCGGCACCCACACTCACGTTCAGACCGCGGATGAGCGGATCTTGCCAGGTGGGACCGGTTTTATTTCCGACATCGGGATGACCGGGCCGATCGATTCGATCATTGGAATGAAGAAAGAACAAGTCATGCGCCGGCTGATCCGGCAAATGCCGGAGCGGTTGGAGCCGGCGTCCGAAGGTCCGGGATTATTTAACGGGGTTGTCATAACTCTGGATGTGAAAACCGGCAAAGCCCTGGAAATTCAGAGGATCAGGCGGAACACCGAACCCTTAAAAGTCGAGGAAAACTAA
- the rny gene encoding ribonuclease Y → MSVYSLFYVVIVAVVVFGLAIAYLLIKRQMADQKIRIAEESAKRVTEDAKKEAERIRKESILEAKDEAIKQRAELEKEAKERKAELTSLERRLQSREDHLENKEKNLDTKEKQIKKIEEDLVALKETLASAKEQLIVQLEKISTLSKEEAKQELLQKLDRELEVDAAKRIRANEEEIRKESDRRAREILATAIQRCAVDHVVETTTSMVELPSDDMKGRIIGREGRNIRAFETKTGVDLIVDDTPEAVILSSFDPLRRETARLTLQKLIADGRIHPARVEEMYEKSKTELKNAMWEHGERATMETGVHGLPPVIIQLLGRLHYRTSYGQNVLQHSVEMSHLAGMLAAELGANVALAKRAALLHDIGKAIDQEVEGTHVRLGVTFAQKAGETPEVLHAIEAHHNDVEPRTIEAVIVQVCDAISSARPGARRDTLEAYVKRLEKLENVANSFEGVEKTFAISAGREVRVIVNPERINDDLATKLAHDIAKKIEAELEYPGEIKVTVVREIRASDVAR, encoded by the coding sequence ATGTCGGTATATTCATTGTTTTACGTGGTGATCGTCGCGGTGGTCGTGTTCGGCCTGGCGATCGCCTATCTGCTGATCAAACGGCAGATGGCTGATCAGAAGATCCGGATCGCCGAGGAATCGGCCAAACGGGTGACCGAGGACGCAAAGAAAGAAGCGGAACGGATCCGTAAGGAATCGATCCTCGAAGCCAAGGACGAAGCGATCAAGCAGCGGGCGGAGCTCGAAAAGGAAGCCAAGGAAAGAAAGGCCGAACTAACTTCGCTGGAACGCCGCCTGCAGTCGCGCGAAGACCATTTGGAGAACAAAGAAAAGAACCTGGATACGAAGGAGAAACAGATCAAAAAGATCGAGGAAGACCTGGTCGCGCTGAAAGAGACCCTGGCCAGCGCCAAAGAACAGCTGATCGTCCAACTCGAGAAGATCTCGACTCTTTCCAAAGAAGAGGCCAAGCAGGAACTGCTCCAAAAGCTCGACCGGGAGCTGGAAGTCGATGCCGCCAAACGGATCAGGGCGAACGAGGAAGAGATCAGAAAAGAATCTGACCGCCGCGCCCGCGAGATCCTGGCGACCGCCATCCAGCGCTGCGCCGTCGACCACGTCGTGGAGACCACGACCTCGATGGTCGAGTTGCCGAGCGACGACATGAAAGGCCGGATCATCGGCCGCGAAGGCCGCAACATCAGGGCGTTTGAGACCAAGACCGGGGTCGACCTGATCGTCGACGACACGCCGGAAGCGGTCATTCTCTCCAGCTTTGATCCCCTGCGCCGCGAAACGGCCCGTCTGACCCTGCAGAAACTGATCGCGGACGGCCGGATCCATCCGGCCCGGGTCGAAGAGATGTACGAGAAGTCGAAGACCGAGCTCAAGAACGCGATGTGGGAACACGGTGAACGCGCGACCATGGAAACCGGCGTGCATGGCCTCCCCCCGGTCATCATCCAGCTTCTGGGTCGCCTCCATTACCGGACCTCTTACGGCCAGAACGTCCTCCAACACTCGGTCGAAATGTCCCACCTGGCCGGCATGTTGGCAGCTGAATTAGGCGCCAACGTCGCACTGGCCAAGCGGGCCGCCCTCCTTCACGATATCGGCAAGGCGATCGACCAGGAAGTTGAAGGGACCCACGTTCGGCTCGGCGTCACCTTCGCCCAGAAAGCGGGCGAAACGCCGGAAGTCCTGCACGCCATCGAAGCCCACCACAACGACGTTGAGCCGCGGACCATTGAAGCGGTCATCGTTCAGGTCTGCGACGCCATCAGCAGCGCGCGGCCGGGCGCTCGGCGCGATACGCTGGAAGCTTACGTCAAACGGCTGGAGAAGCTAGAAAACGTCGCCAACTCCTTTGAAGGAGTGGAAAAGACCTTCGCCATCTCGGCCGGACGCGAAGTCAGAGTGATCGTCAATCCGGAACGGATCAACGACGACCTGGCGACCAAGCTGGCCCACGACATCGCCAAGAAGATCGAAGCGGAACTGGAATACCCGGGCGAAATTAAAGTTACGGTTGTCCGGGAAATTCGAGCGTCGGATGTCGCCAGATAA
- the recA gene encoding recombinase RecA, which translates to MVSEKIEKSADKSAEKAEKASERSKALGIAIAQIEKNYGKGSIMKLGEASKLNVEVIPTGALSVDVALGVGGFPRGRIIEIYGPEGGGKTTVSLHAIAEAQRRGGVAAFIDAEHSMDPAYAKKLGVNIDNLLISQPDYGEQALEIAETLIRSGAIDIIVVDSVAALVPKAEVEGEMGDAVMGLQARLMSQALRKLTSVISKSKTVMIFINQLREKIGVMFGNPETTPGGRALKFYSSVRLDVRAAEKLKDGDKIIGTRVKVKVVKNKVAPPFREASFLLIHGEGLLREADILDQAVNLNIVEKSGSWFSYGGEKIGQGFDGAVKFLKENGKISTKIEAEIRKSLAHKE; encoded by the coding sequence ATGGTCAGCGAAAAAATTGAAAAAAGCGCGGACAAGAGCGCTGAAAAGGCTGAAAAAGCCAGTGAACGTTCCAAGGCCCTGGGGATCGCCATTGCCCAGATCGAAAAGAACTACGGCAAAGGTTCGATCATGAAATTGGGAGAAGCATCCAAGTTGAACGTCGAGGTCATTCCGACCGGCGCCCTGTCGGTCGACGTGGCGCTCGGGGTCGGCGGCTTCCCGCGCGGCCGGATCATCGAGATCTACGGTCCGGAAGGCGGCGGTAAGACCACTGTTTCCCTGCACGCCATTGCCGAGGCGCAGCGCCGGGGAGGGGTCGCCGCCTTTATTGACGCCGAGCACTCCATGGACCCGGCCTACGCCAAAAAACTGGGGGTCAACATCGACAACCTGCTGATCTCCCAACCGGATTACGGCGAACAGGCCTTGGAGATTGCCGAGACCCTGATCCGCTCCGGGGCGATCGACATTATCGTTGTCGACTCGGTCGCGGCCCTGGTCCCGAAGGCTGAAGTTGAAGGGGAAATGGGGGACGCGGTCATGGGGTTACAGGCCAGATTGATGTCCCAAGCCCTGCGCAAACTGACGTCGGTCATCAGCAAGTCGAAGACGGTGATGATCTTCATCAATCAGCTGCGCGAAAAGATCGGGGTCATGTTCGGCAATCCGGAGACCACGCCGGGGGGCCGGGCGCTCAAGTTCTACTCCTCGGTCCGGTTGGATGTTCGGGCGGCCGAAAAGCTCAAGGACGGGGATAAGATCATCGGCACCCGGGTCAAGGTTAAGGTCGTCAAGAACAAGGTCGCGCCCCCTTTCCGCGAAGCCAGTTTCCTGCTGATCCATGGTGAAGGCTTGCTCCGGGAAGCCGACATTCTTGATCAGGCGGTCAACCTGAATATAGTGGAAAAGAGCGGTTCCTGGTTCTCTTACGGCGGGGAGAAGATCGGCCAAGGTTTTGACGGAGCGGTCAAGTTCCTAAAGGAAAACGGCAAGATCTCAACTAAGATCGAGGCGGAAATTCGCAAGTCGCTGGCCCATAAAGAGTAA
- a CDS encoding CinA family protein → MAERTNQAAEKLNFFSQVLSALGKNTDHQVAELLHQQRLTVSVAESLTGGLISSRLTSLAGSSDFFIGGIVCYSPRIKVTQVGISPALISQHGVVSREVAVALAEEIRKRFKTDVGLGITGVAGPAPIPPAPVGQLFIAVASKNGTDWKELNLDGKREEIRNKAAEAALGLLWLHLGGETKALDRSA, encoded by the coding sequence ATGGCAGAGCGAACTAATCAAGCAGCTGAAAAGCTAAACTTCTTCAGCCAAGTCTTGTCGGCCCTCGGCAAGAACACCGATCATCAGGTCGCGGAACTGTTGCACCAACAGCGCCTGACGGTTTCGGTTGCCGAGTCGTTGACCGGCGGGCTAATCTCCAGCCGCCTGACCAGTCTCGCCGGTAGTTCCGACTTCTTCATCGGCGGCATCGTCTGCTATTCACCACGGATCAAAGTCACCCAGGTCGGGATTTCTCCCGCTCTAATCAGCCAGCATGGCGTCGTTAGCCGCGAAGTCGCCGTCGCGCTAGCTGAAGAGATCAGGAAAAGGTTCAAAACTGACGTCGGCTTAGGCATTACCGGAGTCGCCGGACCGGCCCCGATCCCGCCGGCCCCGGTCGGCCAGCTCTTTATCGCCGTGGCCAGCAAGAACGGGACCGATTGGAAAGAGCTCAATCTTGACGGTAAACGTGAGGAGATCAGAAATAAAGCGGCGGAAGCGGCCCTGGGGCTGCTCTGGCTGCATTTAGGCGGGGAAACAAAGGCGCTCGACCGAAGCGCTTAA
- the pgsA gene encoding CDP-diacylglycerol--glycerol-3-phosphate 3-phosphatidyltransferase, translating into MFSLKKYIDSFNQISLANRITLLRLALVPVCVIFLLVGMYGLAAVTFLFLSFSDALDGYIARKYYQVSEIGKLLDPLADKILVISVLIALTGLGNTNPVPVILICAREFIVASVRGQKIFAASPVAKWKTAVQILAVFMIMLNLPLAGLVLWLAVALSLVSGGAYLWQSELIKQLKS; encoded by the coding sequence GTGTTTTCATTGAAAAAATATATCGATTCATTCAATCAAATATCATTAGCCAATAGAATTACGTTATTGAGGTTAGCCTTGGTTCCGGTCTGCGTGATCTTCCTGCTGGTCGGCATGTACGGCCTGGCAGCCGTCACCTTCCTTTTCCTCTCTTTTTCCGACGCGCTCGACGGTTACATCGCCCGGAAATATTACCAGGTCTCGGAAATCGGTAAATTGCTCGATCCCTTAGCGGATAAGATCCTTGTTATCTCCGTACTGATAGCGCTTACTGGTCTAGGGAATACTAATCCTGTTCCGGTCATTCTGATTTGCGCGAGAGAGTTCATCGTTGCCAGCGTGCGCGGGCAAAAGATCTTTGCCGCCAGCCCGGTCGCGAAATGGAAGACCGCCGTCCAGATCCTGGCGGTTTTTATGATCATGCTGAACCTCCCGCTTGCCGGATTAGTTCTTTGGCTGGCCGTAGCGTTGTCGCTCGTCTCCGGAGGAGCCTACCTATGGCAGAGCGAACTAATCAAGCAGCTGAAAAGCTAA
- a CDS encoding pseudouridine synthase, which translates to MEPIRLHKFLADSGCASRRKAEELIKAGRVKVNGQTIDQQGVKINPELDKVTVDDSIISSNSKKIYILMNKPQGVVSTCAPDEMTTVLDLLKGVKGRLFPVGRLDRDSEGLLLITNDGQVALKLTHPRYEHEKEYEVVVAKPLFPSEVEALKQGIMLEGKKTLPAKVLAKDNRRLKMILKEGRNRQIRKMIEALGNEVLSLRRVRMGTLTLGPLQPGEWRYLTPAEISALRA; encoded by the coding sequence ATGGAACCGATAAGATTGCATAAATTCCTGGCCGATAGCGGCTGTGCCTCCCGGCGAAAAGCCGAGGAACTGATCAAAGCCGGTCGGGTAAAGGTCAATGGCCAGACCATTGACCAGCAGGGGGTCAAGATCAATCCGGAGCTGGATAAAGTGACAGTCGACGACTCAATAATATCAAGTAATAGCAAGAAAATATACATATTAATGAATAAACCCCAGGGAGTTGTTTCGACCTGCGCTCCAGATGAAATGACGACTGTTTTGGACTTGTTAAAAGGGGTAAAAGGCCGGTTGTTCCCCGTTGGGCGGTTGGATCGGGATTCTGAAGGGTTACTCTTGATTACCAATGATGGGCAAGTTGCCCTGAAACTGACCCATCCCCGCTACGAGCATGAAAAAGAGTACGAGGTTGTAGTGGCTAAGCCACTTTTCCCTTCAGAGGTTGAAGCGCTCAAACAGGGGATTATGCTTGAAGGGAAGAAAACCCTGCCGGCCAAGGTCCTGGCCAAGGATAACCGGCGGCTTAAAATGATCCTCAAGGAAGGGCGGAATCGCCAGATCAGAAAAATGATTGAAGCTCTGGGGAACGAAGTTCTCTCCTTACGCCGGGTCCGGATGGGGACCTTGACCCTGGGACCGTTACAGCCGGGTGAATGGCGCTACTTAACCCCAGCCGAGATTTCCGCTCTACGCGCTTAA
- a CDS encoding 4-alpha-glucanotransferase, with translation MVNYISPVREKHFMPTFSIAQLRSSKVQDLGAGNMTTFKATVDQLAAAGIKHVCLQPIHEVAVDIASLFSRTSMNALSHRLLDLSEIPEVKELLALRKSVADTLARANRVTQGSTTNLGLVEVEYPAVLEKAFERFSLSNHSQRTRQFNFFCEEHSWWLDKYAYFKGLKERFGHLPMEQWDRAYADLSSSKAQEFMGVNKDRINYHKYVQMETYRQVREGLDYARTKGIEEIEVLVGVGTSRESAEGFLMPDMFDFARQIGCFPEPENGYPIQLWGFLAEKDNDALLEFKVKSFQNLNELGINRIGIDHACGFLGGYTTFPVYDPQLLAQGQYRVLNAADPRDAKIAEEGGRWVFKPETEEAERKAFAQKVLFALLEKVPDMKFTAETVGDFHRRVAAEEAIQAAVARGRDITLMRSLPWEDVPLAAYGPNDRLSLTHDMPALTGLLTAQAGDHNYGWIDGQRAGKFLNRFGILAPGLTKPLSVSELTTKFMMEVHRRIIAGSGAETVVMPLASLYTLSPDHLNAGRWQYTNIQPGTSGEIGNPMGNWEQRLPVIEGLDLVNIRESTGTDFRPFGSVGILSYPDDLFQAQVKDVVAEAVAYRAAAGKWTVWQPTESQRPLMEIAVTYTGTTGSDEKAWARFNVADLGFDSGSNYVFYDLVSGKGYKKTGQELLNNGLHVGLQAETPDRPGSNRHHFVVFKEELV, from the coding sequence ATGGTTAATTACATATCTCCGGTCCGGGAAAAGCACTTTATGCCCACGTTTTCCATTGCCCAGTTGAGATCGAGCAAAGTTCAAGACCTTGGCGCCGGTAACATGACGACTTTCAAAGCGACGGTCGATCAACTTGCGGCCGCTGGGATCAAGCATGTTTGTTTACAGCCGATCCATGAGGTGGCGGTGGATATTGCCAGCCTCTTCAGCCGGACCAGCATGAACGCGTTGAGCCATCGTTTACTTGATCTGTCGGAAATCCCCGAAGTTAAAGAGCTGTTGGCCTTAAGAAAAAGCGTGGCCGACACTTTGGCCCGCGCCAATAGAGTTACCCAGGGATCAACGACCAATTTAGGGTTGGTCGAAGTCGAATATCCCGCCGTTTTGGAAAAAGCTTTTGAGCGGTTCTCGCTGTCAAATCACTCGCAACGGACCAGGCAATTTAACTTTTTCTGTGAGGAACACTCCTGGTGGCTGGATAAATACGCTTATTTTAAAGGGTTAAAAGAACGGTTCGGCCACCTGCCGATGGAGCAATGGGATCGTGCCTATGCCGACCTGTCCAGCTCGAAGGCCCAAGAATTTATGGGAGTGAACAAAGACCGGATCAATTATCACAAATACGTTCAGATGGAAACTTATCGCCAGGTCCGTGAAGGGCTCGACTATGCCCGGACCAAGGGGATCGAAGAGATCGAAGTCCTGGTCGGGGTCGGGACCTCCCGCGAAAGCGCGGAAGGATTCCTGATGCCGGACATGTTCGACTTTGCCCGCCAGATCGGCTGTTTCCCGGAACCGGAAAACGGCTACCCGATCCAGCTTTGGGGCTTCCTGGCCGAAAAAGACAATGACGCCCTGCTGGAATTTAAGGTCAAAAGTTTTCAAAATCTCAACGAACTGGGGATCAATCGGATCGGTATCGATCACGCCTGCGGTTTTCTGGGCGGCTACACGACTTTTCCGGTTTACGATCCGCAGTTGTTGGCGCAAGGTCAGTACCGGGTCTTGAATGCCGCCGATCCCCGCGACGCGAAAATAGCGGAGGAGGGCGGACGCTGGGTCTTTAAACCGGAGACAGAAGAGGCGGAGCGGAAAGCCTTTGCCCAAAAAGTATTATTCGCTTTGTTGGAAAAAGTCCCCGACATGAAGTTCACGGCCGAGACCGTCGGCGATTTTCATCGCCGGGTTGCGGCGGAAGAGGCGATCCAAGCCGCTGTTGCGCGCGGCAGGGATATTACCCTGATGAGGTCTTTGCCCTGGGAAGACGTGCCGCTGGCCGCTTACGGGCCGAACGATCGCTTGAGCCTGACTCACGACATGCCGGCTTTGACCGGCTTACTGACCGCCCAGGCGGGCGATCATAACTACGGCTGGATCGACGGCCAACGGGCCGGCAAATTTTTAAATCGGTTCGGGATCTTGGCGCCGGGTTTGACTAAACCGCTAAGTGTTTCCGAATTAACAACTAAATTCATGATGGAGGTTCACCGGCGGATCATTGCTGGCTCTGGGGCCGAGACGGTTGTTATGCCGCTAGCCTCTTTGTACACCTTGAGCCCTGATCATTTAAATGCTGGCCGATGGCAATACACCAATATCCAACCGGGAACATCCGGCGAGATCGGTAACCCAATGGGAAATTGGGAACAGCGTCTGCCGGTGATCGAGGGGCTCGATCTGGTAAATATTCGGGAATCGACCGGGACGGATTTCCGACCTTTTGGGTCGGTTGGCATTTTGTCTTACCCTGACGATTTGTTCCAGGCCCAGGTCAAGGACGTCGTGGCCGAAGCAGTTGCTTACCGGGCTGCCGCCGGCAAATGGACGGTCTGGCAGCCGACCGAAAGTCAACGGCCGCTAATGGAAATTGCCGTGACTTACACCGGCACAACCGGGTCTGATGAAAAGGCCTGGGCCCGTTTCAATGTTGCCGATCTGGGTTTCGACTCCGGCTCAAACTATGTTTTCTATGATCTTGTTTCCGGGAAGGGATACAAAAAAACCGGACAGGAGTTATTGAACAATGGTTTGCATGTTGGCCTACAGGCCGAAACTCCCGATCGGCCAGGGAGCAATCGACATCATTTTGTAGTTTTTAAGGAGGAATTAGTATGA